The following DNA comes from Mucisphaera calidilacus.
AACCAAAATCAGTCTCGATCTTGTCGCGTAACGCGCCCTCCGGCTCGCCGCCGCCGCCCTGGCTTGGCGGCGCCATGTTGGACCAGAAGATCGTGTGCAGCGTATGCCCGCCGCCATTAAACGAAACCTTGCGCGACCAGTGCTGCACCATCGCGTAGTCGCCCGACTCGCGCGCTTCGGCAAGCTTCGCGAGCGCTCCATTTAGACCTCGCACGTAGCCGGCGTGATGAAGATCGTGGTGCAGCCGCATCGTCTGCTCGTCAATCGCTGCGTCCAGAGCGTTGTAGGCGTAAGGCAGGGGCGGCAGCACATACTGCCCCGAGCGGCTGTCGTAGCCGGGCATCTCCGCGGCTTGCTCATGGTGCGCGGCTCGGGCTACGCCCGCCGCCGAAGCCATCGCCGTTCCCGCCACCGCTGCCATCGTCCCGATCATCGCGCGTCGATCCATGGTCGTCTCCTAGATATCCAATTCCACATATTCAACAGTCCCAGAAACAGTCTATGCGCGCACGATCGACCACGCGTTAAAAAACTTCATACCGAGATCGCGTTGAGCGGCATGATCTGCTGCTCGTACAAATCCACATCGGCTGGCTCAGCGAGATCAATCGGCAGACACACACCATGCGCATGATCCGAGGCCAGCACCAGAATCCGCCGACCCTCGCGGTACCAGCCCATCTCCGCCTTCTGATGACCCAGCAGGAACACCCGCGCGTCCCAGCAGGCCGCCAACCGGTCGGCCAACGCATCATCGTGTCGACGCCCCCACACCAGCAGGTGCGCCGAACCACCCGACGACAGATCATCCTCGCTGGGCACACGCTTGATCACATCCGGATCAAACGTGTCCAGCCGCCTCGGCCAGGGCAGACTGTGCGCTGCGAATAACCCGTTCGGTGCCTTGACCGCCAACAGCAGGCTCCGCAGATAACTCCGGGCCGCCTCGAGCACCTCGCCAGCCTGCCCGCCGTAGATCATCTCTGCCCCCAGTTCGAACGCCTCGGTGAGATCCGTCCCCGACTTGCTCACCGAATCCCCCAGCAACTGAGCCAGCTCGTGGTTCGACTGCAACACGTGCACCCGCCCGGGATAACGCGTCACCAAACGAGCGACACGGGCCAGCATCCGGATCGACAGATCACGACCGTTGACCAGGTTCGGGCCGTGTATCACCTCATGAAGGATCAAATGCGTATCGCTTTGCCGGTCAAGAGCCGAATATTTGATGATTCGCGCAAAATTCAGCGCATTGTCGTGCAGATCGCCCGTCATGATCAGCCGCCCGTGGTCGGGCAGGTGCACGGTTGCCCCGTAACGCGTCGGATTCTCGTTCAGCACCCCCGCCGCGTCCTCGAACACCTCGGCACAAGCGCCCGGGTCGCGGTCATCGAAATCTCCCAGGTGCTGCTGAATGGGGTCGGCGGTGTCGGGCATCCCGATAAGATGGGGGCTGCCGCCGGGTAAGGCAAACCAGCAAGTCGTTGCACCGTCTGCAATAACCCGGCAGCACCGACGTTCTACCGGCAGGCCCGACGCATGAGACCCACACCCGACGCCCAGCCTGTCGATGATTGCCTGCGACGCGCGTCGGCGGGTGACGACGGTGCGTGGCGTCAGATCGTCGAGACCTACAGCAGGCGAGTCTACGGGCTGCTCTACAAGCAGTGCCGCGACCGCGAACTCGCCGAGGAACTCACACAGGAGACGTTTGTCAAGATGGTGCGGGCCGTGACGAAATCAGATGGCTACCAGGAACGCGGACGCTTCGAGTCCTGGCTCTTCCGCATCGCCATGAACGGCCTGCGTGACGAGATGCGCCGCCGACAGCGACAAGCCGTTGGCCGAGGCAACAACCCGGCCGATGAAGCCGGCCCGGATCCGATCGTCGCGCTCGCCGACACCAGCACCCCCGATCCGCTCGACAACATGACCCATCAGGAACAACTCGCGAGCCTCAGAGACTGCATGCAACGCCTCAACGACGCGGACCGCGAGGTCCTGCACCTCCGGCACACGGCCGGCCTGAGCTTTCAGCAGATCGCCGAGGCACTCGAAAAACCGCTCGGCACCGTCCTGGCGCGAGCACACCGCGCCACGGGCAAACTACGCAAGATGATGACCGAAGGCCTCAACGAGGTAGATGCGGCATGACACACCAGCACCCCCCCAACGATCCGAAACTCGAAGCCCTCCTCGACGAAGCCTTGCACGCCGACGAGACCCCCGCGGACCTCACCGACCGCATTATGCAGGCGTCCACGCCCGTCCTTGATCAGCGCCGCAGCACACCCGTCGTCGCAGGACGCATCCGGCCCGCCGCGTGGGGCTGGCACCTGGCCCGCGCCGCCGCGGCCCTCGCCCTCGTCGCCTTCGTCGGCTGGGCCTTGATCACCACCGAGACCACGACCGAAACACCCATCGCCGCCACCACCACCGCCGAGGAGATCGACGCGATCTTCGCCCAACTCGCGACCAGCGACACGTTCACCCGCACCAGCTTCAGCGAGCAACTCGACGACCGGATCGATACGCTCAAGGCCGAGATCGCCCTGGCCGAAACCCAGCAGGTCGACATCATCCTGGGCGAGAACGCCGAGAGCGCCCTGATGCAGATCGAGTGGCAGGGCTTCGTAGAAGACACCCGCAACCTCTTCTGAGTAATCCATGATGACCACGACAACCCCAGCACGATTCCACCTCGTCGGCCCGCTCATCGCCCTGCTTGTGATCGCCACCACCGCCCCGCTGCTCGCACAGCCCGACGAAGGGCCCCAGCGACGCGACGACCGCCCCATGCACAACCAGCGTGAGGGCCGAGGCGAAGGCCGGGGCATGCCCCGCTTCCTCGCGCCCCCGCCACGCGACGACCGCGGCGGGCCCTGGGAACGCATGTCCGCCGAGGAAGCCCGCGAGTTCATCGACGCCGCCATGGAGATCGTGGGCGAACTCGACCCCGATGCGGTTCAACGGATGCGCTACATGGCCGAGCGGAACCCGCACATGCTGCTGGAGATCATGCGCCGCCGTTTCCCCCGTCTCGAAGCCCTCATGGAACTGCGTGAGACCAACCCCGAACTCTTCCAACTCCGAATCCAGGACTTCAAGCTCAACGCACGCACCATGATGCAGGCCAAACGCATCCGCGAACTCGAAGAAAACCTCGCCGACCCCGCCGAGATCGAACGACAGGAAACCGACCTTCGTGAAGCGATCGCCGAGCACTTCGAGGTAAGGCAGAAAATCCGTGAGATCGAGCTGAAAGACCTCGAGACCGAGATCGAACGGCTCACCCGGCAAGTCACCAGGCTGCGCGAAGAGATCGATAGCCGCACCACCGACCCCGAGGGCATCATCGATGGCAGGCTCAACGACCTGCTCGACCGCGACCAGACCAACTTCTGAATCAGATCAAGTCAGACAGCCAGCACCGCATCGGCCGCCAGCAGCGGGTCGCGCAGCCCCGCGGCCTCGAACGACGCCTTGCGTCGTGCACAACCCTGACACGCACCGCAGGGCACACGCCCTTTCCGCAGGCACGACCACGCGTGCGTCCAGTCCACGCCCAGCTGCTCGCCGAGCCGCACCACCTGCTCCGGCTTCAGATCGCTCAGAGGCGTCTCGATCGCCGGCGGTGACTTCGTATAGCTCCGTGCCAGACCGTCGATCATCAGAACCGTGTTGGTGACCGCGATCGACGCCTCCGCGTCCCCTCGGCCCGAGACCGGCCAGATCACGCGATCGGCTCCGTAGCTCAACGCGTGACTCATCGCGGCGATCAGCAGCTGCGGGGCCAGCAACGACTCGGGCGGCACCCGGTTCGGGTCCAAAGCCGCCGACCGCTCCAGCAGATGACGCATCTCAATCCGATGCACCCGCGCCGACGCCAGGTCCTGAGCCTGCACCTTGGCGTGACGCGCCCGCAGGCCGACGTTCTCACGGCCGTCATCGGCGTGCAGCAGCGTCATCCGCAGCGTCGCCGTCTGAGCGTCGTTCTGGGCCAGCGTCGCAGCAACCAGCGAAGCAACCCCCCCGCCACAGAGAACAATCGTGTGCGCACGCTCCATGCACCGATCATCGGCCAACCGGGCTATCGGACCCGAAAACCAGCCCGCCTCCCTGCTAG
Coding sequences within:
- a CDS encoding superoxide dismutase; protein product: MDRRAMIGTMAAVAGTAMASAAGVARAAHHEQAAEMPGYDSRSGQYVLPPLPYAYNALDAAIDEQTMRLHHDLHHAGYVRGLNGALAKLAEARESGDYAMVQHWSRKVSFNGGGHTLHTIFWSNMAPPSQGGGGEPEGALRDKIETDFGSVTKFKEHFSAAAGAVEGSGWGILGHDATSGKLIVVQGENQQKLTTWGITPVLVLDVWEHAYYLRYQNRRKEYIKNWWQVVNWSDVASRVSWHKA
- a CDS encoding RNA polymerase sigma factor, with amino-acid sequence MRPTPDAQPVDDCLRRASAGDDGAWRQIVETYSRRVYGLLYKQCRDRELAEELTQETFVKMVRAVTKSDGYQERGRFESWLFRIAMNGLRDEMRRRQRQAVGRGNNPADEAGPDPIVALADTSTPDPLDNMTHQEQLASLRDCMQRLNDADREVLHLRHTAGLSFQQIAEALEKPLGTVLARAHRATGKLRKMMTEGLNEVDAA
- a CDS encoding 7-cyano-7-deazaguanine synthase — encoded protein: MERAHTIVLCGGGVASLVAATLAQNDAQTATLRMTLLHADDGRENVGLRARHAKVQAQDLASARVHRIEMRHLLERSAALDPNRVPPESLLAPQLLIAAMSHALSYGADRVIWPVSGRGDAEASIAVTNTVLMIDGLARSYTKSPPAIETPLSDLKPEQVVRLGEQLGVDWTHAWSCLRKGRVPCGACQGCARRKASFEAAGLRDPLLAADAVLAV